GACATAAACCTAGATATAAACAAAGGAGAACTCGTAGGTGTTGTGGGAATTAACGGCGCAGGAAAGTCCACATTGCTCCGCACATTATCAGGATTGCAACCTGCTGTGAGTGGTGAGGTTACGCTTTCGCGAAAGCAAATAAAAAACATTACTCCATCCCTACTCGCACAACAACTTAGTGTTGTACTTACTAACCAACCTATCTCAAAAAATCTATCTGTTGCCGAACTTGTAGCCTTAGGAAGACAACCCTACACCAACTGGTTAGGAACCATTTCTGATACCGATAGAAAAGTAATTATCGAGGCTCTTAAAAATACGGAGACCTTCACACTCAAAGATAAAAAATGCTACGAGCTTAGTGATGGGCAGCTGCAGCGAGTTTTAATAGCACGTGCGCTCGCTCAGAACACAGACGTAATTTTGCTTGATGAGCCTATGACACATTTAGACCTACATCACAAGGCTTCTTTGTTAAAACTACTTACGTCTATTGCCCATACGCATGGTAAAACAATATTATTCTCCACACATGATATCCCTTATGCGCTAAACGCCTGTGACAAAATGATAGTCATGAAAAGTGGTACAACGCACTTTGATACACCATCTACCTTGATAAGCGACGGAGTTTTTGATACATTGTTTCCTTCTAAACATGTAGCGTTTGACAGAGAAAAGCGTATCTTTTTTCTCAAATAATCAAAATGAAACGTTTTTACACAAGTATAGTACTCCTAATAATCATTACGAGTTGCTCGACGTATACCAATACTATAAAAGACGTTGCCGAGATTAATAAAATACACGCAGAGGATCCAATAACGTCAAATGAAGTTTATAAAATTATAGATACCACAAAACTGTATAAGCTTGTCGCTCATTATTATAAGTATGATGAAGATAAGGTAAACGCAGTGACTACTTATAATTATAAAAAATACTTGAAGTTTTATAAAGACGGCAGGCTAGCGGTTTTTGATGCATTTGACTTGAATAGTCTAGATACACTAAGAGCTCAAAAAACAGACCAGGGCTATTATGACTATAATTACAACACCTTATCTACGAGGAACTATATTACAAATAAAAATGGCAAACAGCTCTATAATCCGCAATATCAAGAGCTCGCGGGAGATACCTTATCTCTTTATTCTCAAAGTACAAAGAACATAAGCCACTATCTTTCTGTCGATATCCCATCACATGTTTTTGTTGAAAAAGCAAACTGGTAAATCGAGTGTATGTTTACCACTTCTCCTATCTTTATAGCATATTTCCAAATATTAGGAATTACTATCAAAAATAAAGAGATCGATGACTGATAAAATAAAATGCCCTAATTGTGCTCACAACTTTGACGTAGAAGAGGCGTTATCAGGAAAACTACAGGCGCAGTTTAAAGCGCAATACGAACGTAAAGTAGCCGAACAAGCCGAAAAATTTAATGCAGAACGTGCAAAGCTTGAAAAGGAAGTAGCACTCTTTGAAGAAAAAAAAGAGCGTGAGAATGAGCTTTTTAAGGCAAAATTAGAGCAGCGCCTAGTTAAAGAGCAGGAGAAAATCGAAAAGTCAACTCAAGAAGCTTTTGAGCAACAATTAAAATCACTTCAGTCAGAAAACGACAAGCGCAAGGAAGAAAACCGCGCATTAAAGTCGGCTGAAATAGATTTACTCAAGCGTGAAAATCAGCTAAAAGAACAAGCCGAAGAGTTACAACTCACCATGCAAAAACAGCTCCTTGAAAGTCAAAAAGAAATAGAAGATAAAGCTCGAGCAAAAGAGCGTGAAGCCATGTTCCTTAAAGAAAAGGAATTTGAAAAAAAGCTGAACGATCAAAAGAAGCTTATAGACGAGATGAAGCGCAAGGCAGAGCAAGGAAGTATGCAAATGCAAGGAGAAGTCCAAGAACTTGCACTAGAGGAGCTACTGTCTCACTCCTACCCTTTTGATAACATTAGTGAGGTAGGTAAAGGAATACGTGGTGCAGACTGTATTCAAACCGTGATGAATAGACTCCAGCAACAATGCGGTTCTATCGTTTATGAAAGTAAGCGTACCAAGAATTTCTCAAATGACTGGATAGAAAAACTCAAGCAAGATCAAATACAATGTAAGGCAGATATTGCTGTTATTGTTACCGAAACGTTCCCTAGCGATATGGATCGTTTTGGGGAGAAAGATGGTGTCTGGATTTGTGGCTTTCATGAGGTAAAAAGTGTATCATTTGTGCTGAGAGAAATGCTCATTAAAACGCAATCTGTAAAATCATCTGACGAGAATAAAGGAGACAAAATGGAGCTTCTTTATGGATACCTTACCAGTAATGAGTTTGTCCAAAACATAAAACGCATTGTAGAGAACTACGACGGTATGATTAATCAGCTCAACTCTGAGAAAAAAGCGATGCACAGAATATGGGCATCTCGTGAGAAGCAAATTTGGGTGGTACAAGAAAATATTTCGGCGTTATTCGGCTCTATAAAAGGGATTGCTGGTAATGCGCTCGAGACTTCTGCCGTATTGGATTTACCAGACACTCAGATAGATTAACTCTAGTAAATAGCCATTTTCAAAATTTCTTATCACCTCTTTAATTATATGGATAACACACTTCTTCTTATTATCGTTGGTTCCTTGGGCATTCTCGTAGGAGGACTATTAGGGTTTTATATTGCAAATCTTAAGAAGAAAGGACAGCTTATAAGTTTACAAGAACGCCTTCACAATGAGCAAGAGAAGGTAGTTGAGGGTAAGACCGCTTTCGCGAAAGCGCAACAAGAAACCACATCGCTTCGACAAGAAAGCAGTAATCAGCTTCATGCACTACGCGCCGAAAGTGACAAGCAAATAGCTTACATAAGAGAAGAGAAAGATCAATTTCAAAATGAGCTTACGGCACGTAATGTTGCCTATGAGAATCTCAAACTTCGCATGGATGAGAAGACCAACGAGCTAGAGCAATTACAAGAAAAATTCACCAAGGATTTTGAAATTATAGCTAGTAAAATACTCGATGAAAAGTCGAATAAATTTACGCTACAGAATCAAAAGAATATTGACAGTATATTAAAACCTCTTCAAGAAAAAATAGAAAAATTTGAACTTAAAGTAGAATCTACCAATAAGGAGGCAATACACAGAAGTTCTGCCTTGCACGAGCAAATTAAAGGTCTTACCGCTCTCAATGAGCAAATGACTAAGGAGGCAAATAATCTCACCAAAGCACTCAAAGGAGATAGTAAGATGCAAGGTAACTGGGGAGAGCTTGTACTAGAAAGAGTGCTAGAAAAATCTGGTCTAGAAAAAGATAGAGAATATTTTATACAACAAAGCTTTACAACAGATGAAGGTAACAGAGTATTACCAGATGTGGTGATTCACCTCCCTGATAACAAGAAAATGATTGTAGATAGTAAAGTCTCACTTCGCGCTTATGAACGTTTTGTAAATGAGGAAGAATTACATTTACGTGACGCACATTTAAAAGATCATGTAGCTGCTCTAAAACGTCACATACAACAGCTAAGTGATAAAAATTACCACGATCTTTACCAGATTGAAAGTCCAGATTTTGTATTACTTTTCATCCCTATTGAACCAGCGTTTGCGGTTGCGATAAACTATGATAACCAACTATATAATCAAACTTTTGAGAAGAACATTGTGATTGTTACTCCATCCACGCTGTTAGCAACATTGCGCACCATCGATTCCATGTGGAATAATGAGAAGCAACAACAGAACGCACTAGAGATTGCAAAGCAAGCCGGAGGATTATATGATAAATTTCACGGCCTAGTGACCGACTTAACTGCTGTAGGCAAAAAAATGGATGATGCTAAGACAGGATATTCGGCAGCAATGAATAAACTTGTAGAAGGGAATGGAAACCTAATTACGAGAGTTGAAAAATTGAAAAAAATGGGAGCAAAAGCAAAGAAGCAACTTCCAGAAAACATCGTTAATCGCGCTATTGCAAGTGATGACGATATAACTTTAATAGAATAAATCAATTATGAAAAAAATATTATTTGTAGTGTTAACTACCATATTTCTTATGGCTGCGGGATGGTTTGCATTTATATATTATGTGCCTTATAGTAAAGGAACTCGCGCTGGAGAACTTATAAAATTTTCAAATAAAGGAGTGGTTTTTAAAACTTGGGAAGGTGAGATAAGTCAAGGTATAAGTGGCGCACAAATATTTAGTTTCTCAGTATTAGATCAAGAAAAAGAAGCTATTGAAGCGCTTAATGAATATCAAGGGCAATATGTGAAGCTAGAATATATAGAACGATTTGGGACATTTTCTTTTTGGGGAGATTCAAAATACTTTGTGACAAAAGTAATTCCAGAACAATCACCACATTTTAATAGACAATAAAAAAAGCCGCAAATTGCGGCTTTTTTTATGAGTATGATTTTAGTGCTAATTTTTAACTAGCCTCTTTGTAGTAGTGCGTTTACCATCTGTAAAAGAAACTATATAAATACCCGCTTGTAATCTTGTTATATCAATGTAATCATCATTTCCAGTGACGCTTTTACTTAGCATGGAATCTCCTAAGATATTATAGATTTCGACCTTAAGTTTACTATCAGAATCATTAGAGATTTGAACTTTATCAATCGCAGGATTAGGATAAATAGATACCGCTTCTGCAAGAGAATTTTGGCTTACATTATCGAGCTTTTTATAGTTATTTTGAGCAACAACCGCACTTACCGATAGGAAAAAGAAGCTCAATAAAAGTAATTTTTTAATCATCAATGGGGGGAAAATTAATTGTCTGTTCTTACAATATAAGATTGATTTTTTTAAAATCTTATCATTGAAAGAATAAACCTACAATTATCTTACAATAGCACGTCAAAATGCAAAATTTTTAACAATATTAAGCAAAGAAAGTAAACATTATACTCTCATGTACAGCTTGTTAGTTTTATTTGAGCCAACTGTTTAGCACAAAAAAGCCTACTTAATCAAGTAGGCTTTTCAAAATTATTATGAGGTAATATTTAATTACTCAAGTACATTTTTCTACGAGCATATAGATCATAAAATGCATCATCTCTTAAGTTGTCAATAAAGAGTATACTTTCTCCAGTACTCTTCATTTCTGGTCCTAAGTTTTTATTCACATTAGGAAATTTATTGAAAGAGAATACTGGCTGCTTGATCGCATATCCTTCTAGTTTCGGGTTAAAAGTAAAATCCTTTGCTTTTTTAGCTCCTAGCATTACCTTAGTTGCATAATTTACATAAGGTTCTTTGTAAGCCTTAGCAATAAATGGAACCGTACGAGATGCACGAGGATTTGCCTCTATAATAAACACCTTATCATCTTTAACAGCAAACTGGATGTTTATAAGACCTACCGTATCAAGAGCTAGTGCAATTTTTCTAGTGTGATCTTTTATTTGCTCCATTACAAGATCTCCAAGGTTAAAAGGAGGTAATGTTGCGTTAGAGTCTCCAGAATGGATACCACACGGTTCTATGTGCTCCATAATACCTATGATGTAAACATCTTCACCGTCACATATAGCATCTGCCTCTGCCTCTATAGCTCCATCTAGGTAATGATCTAATAATAATTTATTGTTAGGGATTTTACGA
The genomic region above belongs to Dokdonia sp. Dokd-P16 and contains:
- a CDS encoding T9SS type A sorting domain-containing protein codes for the protein MIKKLLLLSFFFLSVSAVVAQNNYKKLDNVSQNSLAEAVSIYPNPAIDKVQISNDSDSKLKVEIYNILGDSMLSKSVTGNDDYIDITRLQAGIYIVSFTDGKRTTTKRLVKN
- a CDS encoding DUF2130 domain-containing protein gives rise to the protein MTDKIKCPNCAHNFDVEEALSGKLQAQFKAQYERKVAEQAEKFNAERAKLEKEVALFEEKKERENELFKAKLEQRLVKEQEKIEKSTQEAFEQQLKSLQSENDKRKEENRALKSAEIDLLKRENQLKEQAEELQLTMQKQLLESQKEIEDKARAKEREAMFLKEKEFEKKLNDQKKLIDEMKRKAEQGSMQMQGEVQELALEELLSHSYPFDNISEVGKGIRGADCIQTVMNRLQQQCGSIVYESKRTKNFSNDWIEKLKQDQIQCKADIAVIVTETFPSDMDRFGEKDGVWICGFHEVKSVSFVLREMLIKTQSVKSSDENKGDKMELLYGYLTSNEFVQNIKRIVENYDGMINQLNSEKKAMHRIWASREKQIWVVQENISALFGSIKGIAGNALETSAVLDLPDTQID
- a CDS encoding ABC transporter ATP-binding protein produces the protein MNNPSSHSILQTRDLSIGYLASPVNTVIASDINLDINKGELVGVVGINGAGKSTLLRTLSGLQPAVSGEVTLSRKQIKNITPSLLAQQLSVVLTNQPISKNLSVAELVALGRQPYTNWLGTISDTDRKVIIEALKNTETFTLKDKKCYELSDGQLQRVLIARALAQNTDVILLDEPMTHLDLHHKASLLKLLTSIAHTHGKTILFSTHDIPYALNACDKMIVMKSGTTHFDTPSTLISDGVFDTLFPSKHVAFDREKRIFFLK
- the rmuC gene encoding DNA recombination protein RmuC; the encoded protein is MDNTLLLIIVGSLGILVGGLLGFYIANLKKKGQLISLQERLHNEQEKVVEGKTAFAKAQQETTSLRQESSNQLHALRAESDKQIAYIREEKDQFQNELTARNVAYENLKLRMDEKTNELEQLQEKFTKDFEIIASKILDEKSNKFTLQNQKNIDSILKPLQEKIEKFELKVESTNKEAIHRSSALHEQIKGLTALNEQMTKEANNLTKALKGDSKMQGNWGELVLERVLEKSGLEKDREYFIQQSFTTDEGNRVLPDVVIHLPDNKKMIVDSKVSLRAYERFVNEEELHLRDAHLKDHVAALKRHIQQLSDKNYHDLYQIESPDFVLLFIPIEPAFAVAINYDNQLYNQTFEKNIVIVTPSTLLATLRTIDSMWNNEKQQQNALEIAKQAGGLYDKFHGLVTDLTAVGKKMDDAKTGYSAAMNKLVEGNGNLITRVEKLKKMGAKAKKQLPENIVNRAIASDDDITLIE